One Methylobacterium sp. AMS5 genomic region harbors:
- a CDS encoding WcbI family polysaccharide biosynthesis putative acetyltransferase, translated as MAPLPALFKPLAPAVRAFAAQPFSPRSWARPWRRPAGRPRIAVIGNCQAAGIAQALRLLLPGAAVETLLVAGLGRRFGHLDRLAHHLGDADHVFSHFFPTGFVAGGNVHGLAERVPGLRLFPTILFSGFHPDLIHVGDEASLRLSRLVASPIGPYHSAIALHGFRQGLSVEATLRLYTGAVFERLGYFDLWQASADYLLRTARDVGFGLEREFALWSRGGVFMHVINHPHLHVLGDIARRLARETGCDPLDIPVHTYAPDALTSEPVWPVLPGIAERYGVAGSTLFKGDGRRAAPRLLDLPDFVAESFALYARQRSEDLTNARVEAWEKDPEICSLFGAA; from the coding sequence TTGGCCCCGCTCCCCGCCCTTTTCAAACCGCTCGCCCCGGCCGTCCGGGCCTTCGCGGCGCAGCCGTTCTCCCCGCGATCCTGGGCGAGACCGTGGCGGCGACCGGCCGGCCGCCCGCGGATCGCGGTGATCGGCAATTGTCAGGCGGCCGGCATCGCGCAGGCGCTGCGGTTGTTGCTGCCGGGCGCCGCGGTCGAGACGCTTCTCGTCGCCGGGCTCGGCCGACGGTTCGGGCATCTCGACCGGCTGGCACACCATCTCGGGGATGCCGATCACGTCTTCTCGCATTTCTTTCCCACGGGCTTCGTCGCGGGCGGCAACGTCCACGGGCTCGCCGAACGCGTGCCGGGGCTGCGGCTGTTTCCAACGATCCTGTTTTCCGGCTTCCATCCCGATCTCATCCATGTCGGCGACGAAGCGAGCCTGAGGCTGTCTCGTCTCGTCGCCTCGCCGATCGGGCCGTATCACTCGGCGATCGCGCTCCACGGCTTCCGCCAGGGCCTGAGCGTCGAGGCGACCCTGCGGCTCTATACCGGTGCCGTCTTCGAGCGGCTCGGCTACTTCGACCTGTGGCAGGCGAGCGCGGACTACCTGCTGCGCACCGCCCGCGACGTCGGGTTCGGCCTGGAGCGGGAATTCGCGCTGTGGAGCCGCGGCGGCGTGTTCATGCACGTCATCAACCACCCGCACCTGCACGTGCTGGGCGACATCGCCCGGCGCCTCGCCCGCGAGACCGGCTGCGACCCGCTCGACATCCCAGTCCACACCTACGCCCCCGATGCGCTGACGTCCGAGCCGGTCTGGCCCGTCCTGCCGGGTATTGCCGAACGCTACGGCGTGGCGGGCTCGACGCTGTTCAAGGGCGACGGCCGCCGCGCCGCGCCGCGCCTGCTCGATCTGCCGGATTTCGTGGCCGAGAGCTTTGCCCTCTACGCGCGGCAGCGGTCGGAGGACCTCACCAATGCGCGGGTCGAGGCTTGGGAGAAGGATCCGGAGATCTGCTCGCTCTTCGGTGCGGCGTAG